One region of Quercus lobata isolate SW786 chromosome 2, ValleyOak3.0 Primary Assembly, whole genome shotgun sequence genomic DNA includes:
- the LOC115977792 gene encoding dof zinc finger protein DOF1.2 isoform X2, with protein sequence MFTASCDQMLQCPPRPLQIMDRMLKPNVEIAPNCPRCASSNTKFCYYNNYSLSQPRYFCKGCRRYWTKGGSLRNVPVGGGCRKNRRGKSSRQLPQTQRVSNPSNNIEQPEFMTVPDLVPNDSNPQSDSQNCLNSSAFESQKPIEEGDILFQGLGQDEKVQEFMEDDDVNAFGLQSLLDDEVVQDVLWSDTASLPNLMWQPMVQVQELESFQSNDQLRISTNLINDCWSSLDLSGFEVFSRP encoded by the exons ATGTTCACAGCTAGTTGTGACCAAATGTTGCAGTGCCCTCCTAGGCCACTCCAAATTATGGACAGAATGTTGAAACCCAATGTTGAAATTGCTCCCAATTGCCCTCGTTGTGCTTCCTCCAACACTAAATTTTGCTACTACAACAACTACAGCTTGTCCCAGCCTAGGTACTTCTGTAAAGGCTGTAGGAGGTACTGGACCAAAGGTGGCTCTCTCAGAAACGTACCAGTTGGTGGTGGTTGTCGAAAGAATCGTCGCGGCAAGTCGTCTAGGCAGCTCCCACAGACACAGCGGGTTTCG AACCCAAGCAATAATATTGAGCAGCCAGAGTTCATGACTGTCCCAGACTTAGTGCCTAATGATTCAAACCCACAATCTGACTCGCAGAATTGTTTAAACAGCTCAGCGTTTGAAAGCCAGAAGCCTATTGAAGAGGGTGATATACTGTTCCAAGGACTTGGTCAAGATGAGAAGGTTCAAGAATTCATGGAAGATGACGATGTGAACGCATTTGGGTTGCAGAGTTTATTGGATGATGAAGTGGTTCAAGATGTTTTGTGGTCAGATACTGCGAGTTTGCCGAATTTAATGTGGCAACCTATGGTTCAAGTGCAAGAATTGGAGTCGTTTCAGTCCAATGATCAGTTAAGAATTTCGACCAATCTAATAAACGATTGCTGGAGTTCCTTGGATCTGTCTGGTTTTGAGGTTTTCTCAAGACCTTGA
- the LOC115977792 gene encoding dof zinc finger protein DOF1.2 isoform X1, which translates to MFTASCDQMLQCPPRPLQIMDRMLKPNVEIAPNCPRCASSNTKFCYYNNYSLSQPRYFCKGCRRYWTKGGSLRNVPVGGGCRKNRRGKSSRQLPQTQRVSVTNSSNYANDQSTDSSSSNGDSSTNGSDIDLAVVFANFLNQNPSNNIEQPEFMTVPDLVPNDSNPQSDSQNCLNSSAFESQKPIEEGDILFQGLGQDEKVQEFMEDDDVNAFGLQSLLDDEVVQDVLWSDTASLPNLMWQPMVQVQELESFQSNDQLRISTNLINDCWSSLDLSGFEVFSRP; encoded by the coding sequence ATGTTCACAGCTAGTTGTGACCAAATGTTGCAGTGCCCTCCTAGGCCACTCCAAATTATGGACAGAATGTTGAAACCCAATGTTGAAATTGCTCCCAATTGCCCTCGTTGTGCTTCCTCCAACACTAAATTTTGCTACTACAACAACTACAGCTTGTCCCAGCCTAGGTACTTCTGTAAAGGCTGTAGGAGGTACTGGACCAAAGGTGGCTCTCTCAGAAACGTACCAGTTGGTGGTGGTTGTCGAAAGAATCGTCGCGGCAAGTCGTCTAGGCAGCTCCCACAGACACAGCGGGTTTCGGTAACAAATTCTTCCAATTATGCCAATGACCAATCTACGGATTCTAGTTCCTCTAATGGGGATTCAAGTACCAATGGTTCGGATATTGATCTTGCTGTTGTTTTCGCTAATTTCTTGAATCAGAACCCAAGCAATAATATTGAGCAGCCAGAGTTCATGACTGTCCCAGACTTAGTGCCTAATGATTCAAACCCACAATCTGACTCGCAGAATTGTTTAAACAGCTCAGCGTTTGAAAGCCAGAAGCCTATTGAAGAGGGTGATATACTGTTCCAAGGACTTGGTCAAGATGAGAAGGTTCAAGAATTCATGGAAGATGACGATGTGAACGCATTTGGGTTGCAGAGTTTATTGGATGATGAAGTGGTTCAAGATGTTTTGTGGTCAGATACTGCGAGTTTGCCGAATTTAATGTGGCAACCTATGGTTCAAGTGCAAGAATTGGAGTCGTTTCAGTCCAATGATCAGTTAAGAATTTCGACCAATCTAATAAACGATTGCTGGAGTTCCTTGGATCTGTCTGGTTTTGAGGTTTTCTCAAGACCTTGA
- the LOC115964276 gene encoding uncharacterized protein LOC115964276, giving the protein MLLINIIQKSKEDQWRLWCTDDGSCGIAPSQPTRIPSASKLIHEFYTAINTKNSEELNESLDPLLSEDCVYQDLFFYIPFQGKKDVKNFLCNVMEAMGHNICAVVKSVSEGEDYSATVIWHLEWNKKEIPFTTGCQFFECEEVEGKLLIRKITGVQELPVKPGDFILKLLKATSTTFDLHPGLAEGLLELMANGTHDGLDKFLTLLGWKH; this is encoded by the exons ATGTTGTTGATAAATATCATccaaaaaagcaaagaagaTCAGTGGAGACTATGGTGCACTGACGATGGATCGTGCGGCATTGCTCCTTCTCAGCCTACACGAATTCCTTCTGCATCAAAATTAATCCATGAATTTTACACTGCCATCAATACCAAGAACAGTGAGGAATTGAACGAGAGTTTGGACCCACTTCTATCAGAAGATTGTGTGTATCAAGACCTTTTCTTTTACATTCCCTTTCAAGGAAAGAAG GATGTCAAAAACTTTTTGTGCAATGTCATGGAAGCGATGGGACACAATATTTGCGCTGTTGTGAAAAGTGTGAGTGAGGGCGAGGATTATTCTGCAACTGTGATTTGGCATCTAG AAtggaacaaaaaagaaatacccTTCACCACTGGCTGCCAATTCTTTGAATGTGAAGAAGTTGAGGGAAAGCTCCTTATTAG GAAAATCACTGGCGTGCAGGAATTACCAGTAAAACCTGGTGACTTTATACTG AAACTGTTAAAGGCAACCAGCACTACTTTTGACCTCCACCCAGGATTAGCTGAAG GGTTGCTGGAGCTAATGGCCAATGGCACACATGACGGACTAGATAAGTTTTTAACATTGCTTGGCTGGAAACACTAG